In Constrictibacter sp. MBR-5, a single genomic region encodes these proteins:
- a CDS encoding threonine ammonia-lyase — protein sequence MTVTLADIETAAATLTGHLVDSPCVRSRTLSDICGADIWLKLENLQYTGSFKERGALIRLLALSEDEKRRGVIAMSAGNHAQGVAYHATRLGIPATIVMPAATPMVKIRNTELLGANVVVRGDSLDEAYALARATARRDGLTLVHPYDDERIIAGQGTVALEVLRDGRDFDTIVVPIGGGGLISGIAIAAKALRPETEIVGVQAALYPSMLCGLQGRSVESGGPTIAEGIAVKRPGTITIEIIRRLVAEILLVSEAHLEHAVQLIVEIEKTVAEGAGAAPLAAVLANPARFAGKRVCLIVSGGNIDARLLASVLMRGLVRAGRLMRLRVEVSDQPGSLARIAACIGGLGGNILEVHHQRWFYDVPIKLAEVDIVVETRDADHLTRIVAGLGEAGFRARALSSRAEGDAS from the coding sequence ATGACGGTAACCCTAGCGGACATCGAAACTGCCGCCGCAACGCTGACGGGGCATCTGGTCGACAGCCCGTGCGTTCGCTCACGCACGCTGTCCGATATCTGTGGCGCGGATATCTGGCTGAAGCTCGAGAACCTGCAGTATACCGGCTCCTTCAAGGAGCGCGGCGCGCTCATCCGGCTTCTCGCACTGTCCGAGGACGAAAAGCGACGCGGCGTGATCGCCATGTCGGCGGGCAACCACGCCCAGGGCGTCGCCTATCACGCGACCCGGCTCGGCATCCCCGCGACCATCGTGATGCCGGCGGCCACGCCGATGGTGAAGATCCGCAACACCGAACTGCTGGGCGCCAACGTGGTGGTCAGGGGCGACAGCCTGGACGAGGCCTATGCCCTGGCACGCGCCACGGCGAGGCGCGACGGCCTGACCCTCGTCCATCCCTACGACGACGAGAGGATCATCGCCGGCCAGGGGACCGTCGCGCTGGAGGTTCTGCGCGACGGCCGGGACTTCGACACGATCGTCGTGCCGATCGGTGGCGGCGGGCTGATCTCCGGTATCGCCATCGCCGCCAAGGCGTTGCGCCCCGAGACGGAGATCGTCGGCGTTCAGGCGGCGCTCTACCCGTCGATGCTGTGCGGCCTGCAGGGCCGCTCCGTCGAATCCGGCGGGCCGACGATCGCCGAAGGGATCGCCGTCAAGCGGCCCGGCACCATCACCATCGAGATCATCCGGCGCCTCGTCGCAGAGATCCTGCTGGTCAGCGAGGCCCATCTCGAGCACGCGGTGCAGCTGATCGTCGAAATCGAGAAGACGGTCGCCGAAGGCGCGGGCGCCGCACCCCTCGCCGCCGTCCTGGCGAACCCAGCACGCTTTGCCGGAAAGCGGGTCTGCCTGATCGTCAGCGGCGGCAACATCGACGCTCGGCTCCTCGCCTCCGTGCTGATGCGCGGCCTGGTACGCGCCGGACGCCTGATGCGCCTGCGCGTCGAGGTGAGCGACCAGCCGGGCAGCCTCGCGCGGATCGCCGCGTGCATCGGCGGCCTGGGCGGCAACATCCTGGAGGTGCACCACCAGCGCTGGTTCTACGACGTGCCGATCAAGCTGGCCGAGGTCGACATCGTCGTCGAGACGCGGGATGCCGATCATCTGACGCGTATCGTCGCCGGCCTGGGCGAAGCCGGCTTTCGCGCACGCGCCCTCAGCAGCCGTGCCGAGGGCGATGCGAGCTGA
- a CDS encoding flavin reductase family protein, giving the protein MTVEPRAFRDTLGRYPTGVSIITTTDDAGVWSGATIGSFSSLSLSPPLVLFCLDKSALCHPAFMKAKVYGVNVLAEDQTELSNIFASRNARPWGDLATRVGKTGAPLLADCVAWIECEMEAIHPGGDHDIFVGRVVAIEAAPAGRPLLYFGGGYRKLEPDEVQ; this is encoded by the coding sequence ATGACCGTTGAACCCCGCGCTTTCCGCGACACGCTCGGCCGCTACCCCACGGGGGTCAGCATCATTACGACGACGGACGACGCCGGCGTCTGGTCCGGCGCCACGATCGGCTCCTTCTCCTCCCTGTCGCTTTCGCCGCCGCTCGTTCTCTTCTGCCTCGACAAGTCGGCGCTCTGCCATCCGGCCTTCATGAAGGCGAAGGTCTACGGCGTGAACGTCCTGGCCGAAGACCAGACGGAGCTCTCCAACATCTTCGCCTCTCGGAACGCTCGGCCGTGGGGCGATCTCGCCACCCGCGTCGGCAAGACCGGGGCGCCGCTGCTCGCCGACTGCGTGGCATGGATCGAGTGCGAGATGGAGGCGATTCATCCGGGCGGCGACCACGACATCTTCGTCGGTCGCGTGGTCGCCATCGAGGCGGCGCCCGCCGGACGCCCGCTTCTCTATTTCGGCGGCGGCTACCGCAAGCTGGAGCCGGACGAAGTCCAGTAG
- a CDS encoding PAS domain-containing protein — translation MALPRARSRNDGGDTSPFDPRQITHPELRRLYDYWYQRCVGDRLPGRSIVDPLAMRGWLGNITLIDVHPSPPRFTFRLCGSSMVERIGLDPTGADLSAIPDADYRVRIETIFARMVETREPSVSRNRRRIASRAYDFEVLRLPLADDGHSVSTLLVCPMYFEVPPLNCAVGTGREPEFEAPTWLE, via the coding sequence ATGGCGTTACCCCGCGCACGAAGCCGGAATGACGGCGGAGACACGTCGCCCTTCGACCCCCGCCAGATCACCCATCCGGAACTCCGCCGTCTCTACGACTACTGGTACCAGCGGTGCGTCGGCGATCGGCTGCCCGGCCGCTCTATCGTCGATCCCCTGGCGATGCGAGGGTGGTTGGGCAACATCACGCTGATCGACGTGCATCCGTCGCCGCCGCGGTTCACGTTCCGACTGTGCGGTTCGTCCATGGTCGAACGGATCGGCCTCGACCCGACCGGCGCCGACCTCTCCGCGATCCCCGATGCCGACTACCGTGTCCGGATCGAGACGATCTTCGCGCGGATGGTCGAAACGCGCGAACCGTCCGTCTCGCGCAACCGGCGGCGGATCGCGTCGCGCGCCTACGACTTCGAAGTGCTTCGGCTGCCGCTCGCCGATGACGGCCATTCGGTCAGCACGCTTCTCGTGTGCCCGATGTATTTCGAGGTGCCGCCGCTCAATTGTGCCGTCGGAACCGGCCGGGAGCCCGAATTCGAGGCGCCGACCTGGCTCGAATGA
- a CDS encoding GNAT family N-acetyltransferase: MFRIRQVPDAVTPANATAVAQVQEMLSAQLAGISAAEVAAIPAKLHDPLKYGFRYMLFVAEQGGRVRGFALLSWAPDHKFCYLDYIVSAPGRSGGGIGGALYARVREHAAALGAVGLFYETLPDDPALSPEPPIRRQNMARLRFYERYGARPIIGTRYETPLQPGETNPPYLTYDGLGRETPPGRDEARRIVRAILERKYGSRCPPGYIDMVVESFTDDPIRLRPPHYARRPDPERSPVPAPAWKIALVVNDRHDIHHVHERGYVEAPVRVRAILRAIEPMGLFDRVEPHGFSDRHIRAVHDPRLVDYLDRSSATVGNGKSVYPYVFPIRNAARPPKELSLRAGYWCIDTFTPINRNAYLAARHGVDCTLTAADEVLRGRRIAYALTRPPGHHAERRAFGGFCYFCNAAVAAHYLSQYGRVAILDIDYHHGNGQQDIFYDRGDVLTVSIHGHPSFAYPYFSGFREEQGRGAGAGTNMNLPLPETITPEQYAAALADALKRIARFRPAWLVLACGFDTAVGDPTGSWPHRPDDFVRMGQAIGKAGLPTLVVQEGGYRTRTLGQNAAAFFRGLWDGTEHARAAVPVPAPPPRSLTRQRAKHATDMTISWRSEVQAGDVDLVRRLVASTGFFTAEEVEIAAELVAERVEKGPASGYHFVVAEREGRLAGYACYGPIPGTDGRHDLYWIAVAPDIQGRGLGREILERTEADAAAQGAARLYVDTSTSAHYAPTRAFYKRTGYRVAAEMPDFYRDGDGKTIFVKPLVRQPA, encoded by the coding sequence ATGTTCCGGATCCGTCAGGTTCCCGACGCCGTCACGCCGGCCAACGCGACCGCCGTCGCCCAGGTCCAGGAGATGCTGTCGGCGCAGCTCGCCGGCATCTCCGCGGCCGAGGTGGCCGCCATTCCGGCCAAGCTGCACGACCCGCTGAAATACGGCTTCCGCTACATGCTGTTCGTGGCCGAGCAGGGCGGGCGGGTGCGCGGCTTCGCCCTGCTCAGTTGGGCCCCGGACCACAAGTTCTGCTATCTGGACTACATCGTCTCTGCGCCCGGCCGTTCCGGCGGCGGCATCGGCGGCGCGCTCTATGCCCGGGTGCGCGAGCATGCGGCGGCGCTGGGTGCGGTGGGGCTCTTCTACGAGACGCTGCCGGACGATCCCGCCCTGAGCCCGGAGCCGCCGATCCGCCGGCAGAACATGGCGCGGCTGCGCTTCTACGAGCGCTACGGCGCACGCCCGATCATCGGCACCCGCTACGAGACGCCGCTGCAGCCGGGCGAGACCAATCCGCCGTACCTGACCTACGACGGCCTCGGCCGGGAGACGCCGCCCGGCCGCGACGAGGCGCGTCGCATCGTGCGGGCGATCCTGGAGCGCAAGTACGGCAGCCGCTGCCCGCCCGGCTATATCGACATGGTCGTCGAGTCCTTCACCGACGACCCGATCCGCCTGCGGCCGCCGCACTATGCCCGCCGCCCGGACCCGGAGCGTTCGCCGGTCCCCGCGCCGGCCTGGAAGATCGCGCTGGTGGTCAACGACAGGCACGACATCCACCATGTGCACGAGCGCGGCTATGTCGAGGCGCCGGTGCGCGTACGTGCCATCCTCCGCGCGATCGAGCCGATGGGCCTGTTCGACCGGGTCGAGCCGCACGGCTTCTCCGACCGGCACATCCGCGCCGTACACGACCCGCGCCTCGTCGACTATCTCGACCGGTCGAGCGCCACTGTCGGCAACGGCAAGTCGGTCTACCCGTACGTCTTCCCGATCCGCAACGCCGCGCGGCCGCCGAAGGAACTCAGCCTGCGCGCGGGCTACTGGTGCATCGACACCTTCACGCCGATCAACCGCAATGCCTATCTCGCCGCCCGGCACGGCGTCGACTGCACGCTGACCGCCGCCGACGAGGTCCTGCGCGGCCGCCGGATCGCCTATGCCCTGACGCGCCCGCCGGGCCACCATGCCGAGCGGCGGGCGTTCGGCGGCTTCTGCTATTTCTGCAACGCGGCGGTGGCGGCGCACTATCTGTCGCAATACGGCCGCGTGGCGATCCTCGACATCGACTATCACCACGGCAACGGGCAGCAAGACATCTTCTACGACCGCGGCGACGTGCTGACGGTATCGATCCACGGCCATCCGAGCTTCGCCTATCCCTACTTCAGCGGCTTCCGCGAGGAACAGGGGCGCGGCGCCGGCGCCGGGACGAACATGAACCTGCCGCTGCCGGAGACGATCACACCGGAGCAGTACGCCGCGGCACTCGCCGATGCGCTGAAGCGGATCGCCCGCTTCCGACCGGCGTGGCTGGTGCTTGCCTGCGGATTCGATACGGCGGTCGGCGATCCCACCGGGTCGTGGCCGCACCGGCCCGACGATTTCGTCCGGATGGGACAGGCGATCGGCAAGGCCGGCCTGCCGACGCTGGTGGTGCAGGAGGGTGGCTACCGCACCCGTACGCTCGGACAGAACGCCGCCGCTTTCTTTCGCGGACTGTGGGATGGGACGGAGCACGCGCGCGCCGCCGTTCCGGTACCCGCCCCGCCACCCCGTTCGCTGACGCGGCAGCGGGCGAAGCATGCGACCGACATGACCATCTCCTGGCGCAGCGAGGTGCAGGCCGGCGACGTCGACCTGGTGCGCCGCTTGGTCGCGTCGACCGGCTTCTTCACGGCCGAGGAGGTGGAGATCGCGGCGGAACTCGTCGCGGAGCGGGTCGAGAAGGGCCCCGCCAGCGGTTATCACTTCGTCGTCGCGGAGCGCGAGGGGCGGCTGGCCGGCTATGCCTGCTACGGTCCGATCCCCGGCACGGACGGACGCCACGACCTCTACTGGATCGCCGTCGCGCCGGATATCCAGGGGAGGGGGCTCGGCCGGGAGATCCTCGAACGAACGGAGGCGGATGCGGCTGCTCAGGGTGCGGCGCGCCTCTACGTCGATACGTCGACCAGCGCGCACTATGCGCCGACCCGCGCCTTCTACAAGCGCACCGGCTATCGCGTTGCGGCGGAGATGCCCGACTTCTATCGTGACGGCGACGGCAAGACGATCTTCGTGAAGCCCTTGGTCAGGCAGCCGGCCTGA
- a CDS encoding L-lactate permease — MGYWAALAALTPIVAVFGLLVALRLPAVKAMPLSLVATAAAAVWLWGVPAVHVAAAAIEGLFVAASILWIVFGAILLLRTVGGTGALDAIRAGFTRITPDRRIQAIIVAWLFGAFMEGAAGFGTPAAVCAPLLVALGFPPMAAVVLALIANSSPVSFGAVGTPVLIGIGQGLLQGGELAPLAAAAVGDRPYDLFLQAVGIRAITIDLLAGSFLPLLVCVVLTRFFGTERSWRRGLEVWPFALLAGFGFTVPALAVAILLGPEFPTMFGALAGLALAVSAARFGFLMPRRTWDFGGGEGGGEGAAQVVEPSKPMNLRLAWAPYLLVGLLLVITRLRELPVQGWLTGVRLEWPAILGTPIDAAVAPLHLPGTVFLIVALITVLLHRAGRDVMSRAFGGAAQRVAVTAVALGTAVPMVRIFINSDVNASGLASMPVELARVAAAGLGSVWPLAAPVVGTLGSFISGSATFSNMMFALLQADVAQMAGWPVETVLAAQMLGADAGNMICVVNVVAAASVVQLLGREGAIIRYTLPAAAAYLLLSGGLALGFGLIERGLDAT, encoded by the coding sequence GTGGGGTACTGGGCCGCGCTCGCGGCGTTGACGCCGATCGTCGCGGTCTTCGGGCTTCTCGTCGCGCTGCGTCTGCCTGCGGTCAAGGCGATGCCGCTCAGCCTCGTCGCGACGGCCGCCGCCGCGGTCTGGCTGTGGGGCGTGCCGGCGGTTCACGTGGCCGCTGCGGCGATCGAAGGGCTGTTCGTCGCCGCGTCCATCCTGTGGATCGTCTTCGGCGCGATCCTGTTGTTGCGCACCGTGGGGGGCACCGGCGCCCTCGATGCGATTCGCGCCGGCTTCACCCGGATCACGCCGGACCGTCGGATCCAGGCGATCATCGTCGCCTGGCTGTTCGGCGCCTTCATGGAAGGGGCCGCCGGTTTCGGCACGCCGGCGGCGGTGTGCGCGCCGCTGCTGGTCGCCCTCGGCTTCCCGCCGATGGCTGCCGTCGTGCTCGCACTGATCGCCAATTCCAGCCCCGTCTCGTTCGGCGCCGTCGGCACGCCGGTCCTCATCGGCATCGGGCAGGGCCTGCTGCAGGGCGGCGAACTGGCGCCGCTCGCCGCCGCCGCCGTCGGTGATCGACCCTACGACCTGTTCCTGCAGGCGGTGGGCATCCGGGCGATCACGATCGATCTTCTGGCGGGGAGTTTCCTGCCGCTGCTGGTCTGCGTGGTGCTCACCCGCTTCTTCGGCACGGAGCGGAGCTGGCGCCGCGGCCTGGAGGTCTGGCCGTTCGCCCTGCTCGCCGGGTTCGGCTTCACGGTGCCGGCGCTGGCGGTCGCCATTCTCCTCGGCCCGGAGTTCCCGACGATGTTCGGGGCGCTGGCGGGTCTCGCGCTCGCCGTCTCGGCCGCGCGGTTCGGCTTCCTGATGCCACGCCGGACCTGGGATTTCGGCGGTGGCGAGGGCGGTGGCGAGGGCGCGGCGCAGGTCGTGGAACCCTCGAAGCCGATGAACCTGCGGCTCGCCTGGGCGCCCTACCTGCTGGTGGGCCTGCTGCTGGTGATCACGCGGCTGCGCGAGCTGCCGGTGCAGGGATGGCTGACCGGCGTTCGGCTGGAATGGCCGGCGATCCTCGGCACGCCGATCGATGCGGCGGTGGCACCGCTGCACCTGCCCGGGACGGTCTTCCTGATCGTCGCGCTGATCACAGTGCTCCTGCACCGTGCCGGCCGTGACGTGATGAGCCGCGCCTTCGGCGGCGCCGCGCAACGCGTGGCGGTCACCGCCGTGGCGCTCGGCACGGCGGTGCCGATGGTGCGCATCTTCATCAACTCGGACGTCAACGCCTCCGGCCTCGCCAGCATGCCCGTCGAACTGGCGCGCGTCGCCGCGGCCGGCCTGGGTTCGGTCTGGCCGCTCGCGGCGCCGGTAGTCGGAACGCTGGGATCCTTCATCTCCGGGAGTGCGACCTTCAGCAACATGATGTTCGCGCTGCTCCAGGCCGACGTCGCCCAGATGGCCGGCTGGCCGGTCGAGACGGTGCTGGCGGCGCAGATGTTGGGCGCCGATGCCGGCAACATGATCTGCGTCGTCAACGTGGTTGCCGCGGCATCGGTGGTGCAGCTGCTGGGCCGGGAGGGGGCAATCATCCGCTACACGCTGCCGGCCGCGGCCGCCTACCTGCTGCTCAGCGGCGGGCTCGCCCTCGGCTTCGGCCTGATCGAGCGTGGCCTCGATGCGACCTGA
- a CDS encoding D-alanine--D-alanine ligase, with amino-acid sequence MRVGITYDLRSDYLAEGWSEEETAEFDSVVTIDAIAAVLAARGWTVDRIGHVRRLAERLVAGERWDLVFNIAEGMHGIGREAQVPALLDAWRIPYTFSDPMVLALTLDKAMTKRVVRDAGLATAPFAVVADAADLAAVDLPFPLFVKPVAEGTGKGVTAASRVETPEALRAACLRIVDRYRQPALVETFLPGREFTVGIVGTGRDAEAIGAMEILFGAEAEANGYSYENKEHYEGRITYRLADDAEAQEATRLALAAWRALGCRDGGRIDIRSNPAGRPHFIEVNPLAGINPEKSDLVILARMAGWSYDGLLGRILDSCLTRLGDARQAAA; translated from the coding sequence ATGCGCGTCGGCATCACCTACGATCTGCGGTCCGACTATCTGGCCGAGGGCTGGTCCGAAGAGGAGACGGCGGAGTTCGACTCCGTCGTCACCATCGACGCGATCGCCGCCGTCCTGGCGGCGCGCGGCTGGACCGTCGACCGCATCGGCCACGTCCGGCGGCTGGCGGAACGGCTGGTGGCGGGCGAGCGGTGGGATCTCGTCTTCAACATCGCAGAAGGGATGCACGGCATCGGACGGGAGGCGCAGGTTCCGGCACTGCTCGACGCTTGGCGCATTCCCTACACCTTCTCCGACCCGATGGTGCTCGCCCTGACGCTCGACAAGGCGATGACGAAGCGCGTGGTGCGGGATGCCGGTCTGGCCACGGCGCCGTTCGCCGTGGTCGCCGATGCCGCCGACCTGGCCGCCGTCGACCTGCCGTTTCCGCTCTTCGTGAAACCGGTGGCCGAAGGGACCGGCAAGGGTGTCACCGCCGCCTCGCGCGTCGAGACGCCGGAAGCCCTCCGCGCCGCCTGCCTGCGCATCGTCGACCGCTACCGGCAGCCGGCGCTGGTCGAGACGTTCCTTCCGGGGCGCGAGTTCACCGTGGGCATCGTCGGCACCGGACGGGATGCCGAGGCGATCGGCGCGATGGAGATCCTCTTCGGTGCGGAGGCCGAGGCGAACGGCTACTCCTACGAGAACAAGGAGCATTACGAGGGACGGATCACCTACCGGCTCGCCGACGATGCCGAGGCGCAGGAGGCGACCCGTCTCGCACTCGCGGCATGGCGCGCTCTCGGCTGCCGTGACGGCGGGCGGATCGATATCCGGTCCAATCCGGCGGGGCGGCCGCATTTCATCGAGGTCAACCCGCTTGCCGGCATCAACCCCGAGAAGTCCGACCTCGTCATCCTCGCGCGGATGGCCGGCTGGAGCTACGATGGATTGCTCGGGCGCATCCTCGACTCCTGCCTGACGCGGCTCGGAGACGCGAGGCAGGCCGCTGCCTGA
- a CDS encoding KamA family radical SAM protein encodes MRGRNGRPVHRFPISEASNAFRRRFFPAATLGDWNDWRWQARNRVRSLAQLERIFDLSDDERAAVAHHSGSLPVGITPYYASLMARSDATEALRRTHLPVMGEYLRAPGEADDPLGEDHDTQVPGLVHRYPDRVLFLTTGFCSTYCRYCTRSRMVGEAGGEYHFSVGQWEQALAYLREHTEVRDVLLSGGDPLTIHDDKLEWLLSRLREIPHIEFVRLGSKVPVVLPMRVTKDLARMLRKHRVWLSLHFTHPNELTTEVTEACDRLADAGIPLGSQTVLLKGINDELETMKRLMHGLLMRRVKPYYIYQCDPISGSAHFRTPVEKGLEIIAGLRGHTTGYAVPTYVIDAPGGGGKIPLIPDPVVGRDGDDLLLRNFEGGVFRYPDPAGSLGADRNARGNGG; translated from the coding sequence ATGCGTGGGCGCAACGGCCGCCCGGTTCACCGCTTTCCCATCAGCGAAGCCAGTAATGCCTTCCGCCGCCGCTTCTTTCCGGCCGCCACCCTCGGTGACTGGAACGATTGGCGCTGGCAGGCGCGCAACCGCGTGCGCAGCCTGGCGCAGCTCGAGCGGATCTTCGATCTCTCCGATGACGAGCGCGCGGCGGTCGCCCATCATTCCGGTTCGCTGCCCGTCGGCATCACGCCCTACTACGCCAGTCTCATGGCGCGTTCCGACGCGACCGAGGCGCTGCGTCGCACGCACCTGCCGGTGATGGGCGAGTATCTGCGCGCACCCGGTGAAGCTGACGACCCTCTCGGCGAAGATCACGACACGCAGGTGCCGGGTCTCGTCCATCGTTACCCCGATCGTGTGCTGTTCCTGACGACGGGCTTCTGCTCGACCTACTGCCGCTACTGCACGCGCTCCCGCATGGTGGGCGAGGCCGGCGGCGAGTATCACTTCAGCGTCGGTCAGTGGGAGCAGGCGCTCGCCTATCTCCGCGAGCACACCGAGGTGCGCGACGTCCTGCTTTCCGGCGGCGATCCGCTGACCATCCACGACGACAAGCTGGAGTGGCTGCTGTCGCGCCTGCGCGAGATTCCGCACATCGAGTTCGTCCGCTTGGGCTCCAAGGTGCCGGTCGTGCTGCCGATGCGCGTGACCAAGGACCTGGCGCGCATGCTGCGCAAGCATCGCGTCTGGCTCAGCCTCCACTTCACGCACCCCAACGAACTGACGACCGAGGTGACCGAGGCCTGCGATCGCCTCGCGGACGCGGGCATTCCGCTCGGCAGTCAGACGGTGCTGCTGAAAGGCATCAACGACGAGTTGGAGACGATGAAGCGGCTGATGCACGGCCTGCTGATGCGCCGGGTGAAGCCCTACTACATCTACCAGTGCGACCCGATCTCCGGCTCCGCCCACTTTCGCACCCCGGTCGAGAAAGGCCTGGAGATCATCGCCGGGCTGCGCGGGCATACGACGGGCTATGCCGTGCCGACCTACGTGATCGATGCCCCGGGCGGTGGCGGCAAGATCCCGCTGATTCCGGATCCGGTCGTGGGCCGCGACGGCGACGACCTGCTGCTGCGCAACTTCGAGGGCGGTGTGTTCCGCTATCCCGATCCCGCCGGATCGCTGGGGGCGGATCGGAATGCGCGGGGGAACGGCGGCTGA